A window of Oncorhynchus keta strain PuntledgeMale-10-30-2019 chromosome 27, Oket_V2, whole genome shotgun sequence contains these coding sequences:
- the LOC127912331 gene encoding neurotrophin-7-like: MRSLLLVLLLIGIQAVLNMEGALGPVAANHSAEHHTAANHRAEQHTAANGRAEQHTAANGRAEQHTAANGRAEQHTAANGRAEHHTAANGRAEQHTAANGRAELQRMARLSVSPQQEQPAADRDTQQRPSRTRQAHRPASLPQDRSSSLGHSETDSSSSPSIPEVDPKLFSKRKYRTSSRVVFSDVPPSHHTLGGETGDEEEGVMGGGVRVRRKAGGQPMHRGEYSVCDSISVWLGNLTKATDIAGNEVEVLPEVKIDNVRKRQFFYETTCRVATPPGGGAGARGGASGGISKAGCRGIDSRHWNSYCTNTHTYVRALTKSKEQTAWRLIRINAACVCVLSRKSWRH; this comes from the coding sequence ATGAGGTCGTTGCTGTTGGTGCTCCTGCTCATTGGCATCCAGGCTGTACTGAACATGGAAGGGGCCCTGGGCCCGGTGGCTGCCAACCACAGTGCAGAACACCACACAGCAGCCAACCACAGAGCAGAACAGCACACAGCAGCCAATGGCAGAGCAGAACAGCACACAGCAGCCAATGGCAGAGCAGAACAGCACACAGCAGCCAATGGCAGAGCAGAACAGCACACAGCAGCCAATGGCAGAGCAGAACACCACACAGCAGCCAATGGCAGAGCAGAACAGCACACAGCAGCCAATGGCAGAGCAGAACTACAGAGGATGGCCCGCCTGTCAGTGTCACCTCAGCAGGAGCAGCCAGCAGCAGACAGGGATACTCAGCAGAGACCCAGCCGGACCAGACAGGCCCACAGACCAGCCTCTCTACCCCAGGACAGGAGTTCTTCCCTGGGCCACTCTGAGACagactcctcctcttccccctccatccctgAGGTGGACCCCAAACTGTTCAGCAAGCGGAAGTACCGCACCTCATCACGCGTCGTCTTCAGCGACGTACCCCCCTCTCACCACACCCtggggggggagacaggggatgaGGAGGAAGGGGTGATGGGTGGGGGAGTGAGGGTGAGGCGGAAGGCGGGGGGGCAGCCCATGCACAGGGGGGAGTACTCCGTGTGCGACAGCATCAGCGTGTGGTTGGGGAACCTGACCAAGGCCACAGACATCGCCGGCAACGAGGTGGAGGTTCTGCCAGAGGTGAAGATAGACAACGTCCGCAAGAGACAGTTCTTCTACGAGACCACCTGCCGCGTGGCCACACCCCCGGGGGGCGGAGCTGGGGCTAGGGGAGGGGCCAGTGGAGGCATTTCTAAAGCAGGGTGCCGCGGCATCGACAGCCGTCACTGGAACTCGTACTGCACCAACACGCACACGTACGTGCGCGCGCTCACCAAGTCCAAGGAGCAGACGGCGTGGAGACTGATACGCATCAacgcagcgtgtgtgtgtgtcctcagccGCAAGTCCTGGAGGCACTGA